TATATAATAGTAGAATTCCCCCCTTTTTACATTTAGGTCATGTTTATGGCGGACCATTCGTGGCAACAATTTGCAATAGCTGATATGATACTAATATCTAATAATAAAGGATAATAATGGCATGTATTAATACTTAGTATTAAATACACTGTTTTTTCACTCTGATATAAACAAAGGCATTTATTTCACCTTTTGTTACACCTTTTTAGAACACCTTTTAttcggatttcggaatacctcgattttttcccctctagtagatgcttatctacagttttgatTTTGACGTTTTTAACAGAACACGTCAGAatacatttgagtgaaaatgcGCCGACTTGGAACTTTAATTTTGCCATATATTATTATCTATGTTTAAACTCCTCCCAGGAAACTAACAgaccaatttttaaattaattttgtaaaggAAGGAATAagaagaagttgaaaagtaTTTCCTCCTTCGTTTAAAAGTCTATAGCTTTTACATTAATACTGTTAAAATTGACGATCCTAATATGCATGATAATATATTTctacttctaaatatcaaacgaaAGACAGGATGGAATAAAAtgatgagaaattgaaatgttttacttcGACTGATGGGGTTCTAGATCGAGGGTAAGGGGTATTATCATAAGAATTGAATATGTATAAAATGCATGTGTAAAGTTGGTATTTACAATTATGGTTTTAAGTCacgcatattcatattcatGTTTTAAGCACATTTTTCCTTACGAAAAGCAggttttatgatgtaaacaatttttaaaaaaatgaaatggcaTCACAACCAGAATAAagtcggtatctttgctggttacctcggaaaatgtgaaatggagcctaAACTaaacttaagaaataaagtacgagttatcgtgaatgttgcagaataacctccgaggttgagaaatgttgtttttaaatataaaagccgaggcgttagccgaggcatttatattttaaacaacatttcgagaccgaggaggttatcctgcaacattcacgaaaacaagaactttatttgtattctactaacagcccagtatttctacagatcgttttcctaaagagagacgatctaggtcattttgacggctgttccgtgtaaccccagtggttttgttagtaatgtttacatgtgtatcgatcaaaggaattacatgcagacgacagaattttttcttgggatttttaatactcttcacttatttataaaatatctttgagttATATTCCTAACATTTTAAGGGCACTTTAATACGATTATaactactacacgttatatattttaaatgtaaaaacacgcagtgaagatgtgctagggaggtcctaggaacagctgcattgatctcttaaaaaaaacatttgaggcaatacacatcgttttgactggaactaacacgtgaaattgacatggttttaaattttttacggtttgaagttgtactttcatgatcatTGCGAGACAAATaagtatttctgatctgataatttactgatgacgttcgtggtacatgtatattggagaataatgtccgcggcatctctttgatcttggcaataactgtagtagaattgtGTATACATTACCATTCCCTTTCTATTTCGcaaagtgatttaaaaataaacagttttgaaAACAGTGCCTCATAAAACAAGATATACGATTCACTTACCTAATAATCTTGTTATACTATTTATTTCATATCCTTCAGTTCATCCAAAAATTCTCTTAAATAGAGGTTTAACCTGGACAAAATTTGCACAAACAGactgatatatttattgaaaaattctcaaaaaaaatttcaattacaaaTTCAGAATACAGAGTTatgcatataaatgtatatcttgtaaaaccaagtacttttattttcaattaatcacctaaattaagttctatgttTAATTCTATTACACATATGTTCATTTATTAGCAttgtttatagaaaataataaatcggcagaacgaaacttaacctgtacagatgaatgcacaaatatgcaacctgggagtgtagaaacattgatttaaatCCTTAATGGGTTTCCatacctattttttttataaacgtgAAGAAACTGggtactatatagtagcttttcccccggGGGAAAAGgctactttatacatgtattttttttatagtaggttttccgttgggaaaagctactatggggaAACAACTGCCATTCCCGTCATATAGTTTTTTGCTTTCGGAGAGAATATTTTTCCCTTAATTATCAAAAGATTTTGGACCAGGAATATTTGTTGGGGTGAGGAAAACTGTATGCCCCCTTTCCCGGCAAAAAACTTGCAACCAAAGCTGAAGATACTCATTTTTACATTACACACAGGACATCAAAGCTCAGATGGGTTATCACCCGTCTAGTTCATGCACATACGTTTGATATAGTTTTtcacaataaatatttatatcagtTGCTTTAATATAAAGAGcttcaataataaatataatatcagacaataaaaataacatacaaAGTTCAATAAAATCAGCATCGTATACTGACGTTGTTTGCATCACAAGTGGTTGTTTTACAAATATGAGCGAAGTTCGACCTCTCCAGGAGATCAATGAAATGTAAAGAAAGTTCCGACCGGGATTTGCTATTATTACAATCTGTAAAGGACGGTGCATTCCGAATGTATGATGGGGTTCCcgctaaaaagaaaaaaaagtaaaacattacATTTAAATGAAGATGGCCATATATAGGagttcaattaattttaattaaaaacattaataaaaaagatttgacAATTCAtctcttttgatattttatatacatgttttaccAAGAAAAATGACCATGCTTATAAATCTCTTTTGTTTGAAGTTTAAACAGTTCCGAcaacaatgagagagagagagagagagagagagagagagagaggagagagagagagagagagagagagagagagagagagagagagagagagagagagagagagaggaagttACAGGGACAGGTCAGGATTAACAGAATATTTACCGATACATTCTGGCATCGGTCCAGCAGGGGACCAGTTCCCACTGGATCCGCACACATACAGTACATCCTCGCTGTAACCATTGGGAACGAAATACCCGGATTGACATACAATAACGCACATGTTCAGCATATCGGTATTCCAGTCGTTACAGACCATGACAGCGTTTGGAGGAATCGCAAGATCAGGGCATGGAATGGCtgttaaatatagaaaaaagtaAGAAAGCCGAAAAACATGTGTAAGAAAGACTGAATATGATATATAACTGTACGTACGTTTGACAGACAAGTTAAAGTTGCACTCCGTGCGCAGACCGTTGTTTAGTTTGAGTGCGGAATACTGGACCGTAAAGTCTCCCCATGGAAAAGTAGATGTATTTTGGGGGTAATTGGACTGCACTTTTATTTGATTCCCCATTGGGTCGTGGAATGATGGGATGTTCCATGACGCTACAGCTTCTGGTTGTGACGTCAAAATTGTTTCAGAGTTCTGACAGTTGGACATCACGGGAGGTTGGACATCTGATTAAGAATTTGTTGGTACATTAGGTTGCTTACCAAGGAAAATGATCAACCAGCTCACAcaactgaaatacatgtatctgttaaTGTTTATGATACCCTACCTGTTTCACAGACACTTCCGGTCCAGCCTGGCGCACATGCGCACTTAAATCCTCCTAATGTATTAGTACAGGTCGCTGCGTTTAAACAAGGGGAACTAGAACAACTGATGGAGTCTGAAAATTAGAGTAATAAAACGTTAAcaatgtaaatcattttttcccgttaaattattattaaaaattttctaataCGAAAGAGAGTACACCATCTTACACCAGCAGATTGGTCGAGATCCACTCCACAGGCCGGTAGCCTGACACCTGCGGTTTACATCTCCAGTGATGTTGTACCCTGCATTACATGTGTAGGTCACCACGTCTTCGTACCGAGTTCCAGGGAAATCTGGCACGCCATTGGTCAGCACTCCAGGGTCACCACAGTTAACGCCTACAACATAGCGTGCTCTGTAACTTCATGTCCTATCATGATATGAATATATGAAATAACTGTACATGTTAAATGAAGTTTTATTATTCTATTAATAACATGTCTTTCGGAAAAATCAAAAACGTTGAATCTTAAGATCAATAAATTCATACGCTGGCAAGATGGAATCGAGTTGCTCCAATGCCCAGAGGACAGGCACGTGACCTTAGATTGTCCAATCAGTTCGTATCCTAGAGCAGAACAGTCAAAGGAACAAGACGCTCCGTATAAGTAGGACGTGCCCCCGGTACAGCTGTAGGAACCCGAGTAAGAGGGCGGCGGGCAGCGCACCACTGGAAATGGGCAATGTATTTCATTACATGATATTAATGGAAGTTAACGAAGCTCTTATTACAGGGTGTAAACTTAATTCGGGACCCCCACTCCCATTTTATCCATGTCTTACGAACCTACCTGTGACAGTAACGCTGAAGGAACACTGAGCGGTATTACCGGCGCTATCGCGCGCCGAGTACCCAATCGTTGTAGCTCCTTCTGAAAACCGACTTCCAGGTGCGGGACCAGACCTTGTTGTGCTGAAAAATCATTaccaattgttttaaaaacgaaATACATTATTACTGAATCATTTTGGGTAGTTTATCTTTAAGGAGCACCTCTAAAGGTATGAGGAGGGTATCAGGCTTAATGATTTAAGGTCGATgggattaaaataaattaagactGAACATTTTGATGAGAATTTTCAAgatattattatacattttctgtaatttaattttttcattaccGTAAAATTGGCGAGTTCAGACCCTagggccataaaagttagatgagctcacttttagtgagtctcacttttacaaaagaatgGTCCTCTTAACTCTGACATTAGGAAAAAAACTTTGCTAAAAATTTGATAATCATGTCAAATGTGAGATATTTGCCTCCATTGCCTCCATTGCGCTACGGCCGTGTTGTGGacacattaatttaaaattaaggtacctcactacacctacacttatactttttacgacactacgtcacaagatggcaatttagatgttttgttaaactgtttatatcgttgaattaggttgtatatcgtcgtagttcagtggttaaagtattgggcttctgaactgcagatcatgagctcgaatccgcctggagcttttgttcatgcaaactgaattaaatttttgaaaatgtaatttttcattcaaaattgcatattttttggccaatttgacttaaatacttcttatccattattatatctatcataatcaagtaattttctgctgatttgagaaaatatttctcgGTGTAATGAGCCACCTTAAGACTTGATCgagctttatttacataacaatgaattcttaccACTGAATCTCtcttgtaacttgacttctaacattcaaatttagaacaatcattcaaaatacagaagaaagcattttttatacataaagaataaaaaaataaaaataaaacgtgtCCAGGTCCCTTTAAAATGGATGTTAGACAATCTTTGTTGTTacgtaatattatattttatttatttacatgtaccctTCAGGTACTATGAACACAATACACGCCTTCATAGTCTAAATTATTTATGTGAGTTTGAGCGCGTTGTCATAAAGATATAAATACCCCAAGTATCCATCCTTGGAGTCGTAGGCAGTGGGCTCCGTCCAGCTGACGACAGACGACGTTTCCAATGGGTTAGCTGTGACATATACGTTCCCTGGGCAGCCAATCGTAGGAGGTGTAGTatctataatattaaaaaaaactccaaGCAATTAATCCGGCCTgtcctttttcttttatgttaaaaaattggagGGGAAAGACGACTTTCACATTCCTTATCCAATCTCCCTATGTCTGACATACTCGGGAAAGTTTTTGAGAGGTAAAATGACTCGCATCAGTGGTTTTTGGATTGTTTACGACGCAAACATATTACGTCACTTACCAGGGGGAGGGGGTGGAGGACTTCTTCTCCTTCTCCTCCAAAAGCGCTTCGCTCTGTAGGACTCTGAAAATTCAATTCAAGTTATTATTTGGGTTTTCTTCTATAAACTATAGATATACTAGTGATCTCAAATGTCATACATTTCTTGGGTTTATAGTGTTTGCTGTAAAAGGGACGCTTCATAGATGTGTTACTTACTACACTTGGGACCCGTCCATCGACCATTTTCACAAATTCGAGAAACATCTTTCCCATCAATAATACATCTAAACGTACAGATCGTGAATGCTGGCAGGTTTTGCCAAAAAAAGATGTCTGTTGGAAGTAGGTTCCCTCCTGACGAGTCTGTGCATTGTTGAAACTCGGCGTTATACAGGTCCACAAAAGAACAAGGCGATAGATTATCCGAGGAGTCGCCAAAGGACCCGAAAGGCTGCAAAAAGAAATAACACGTGTGACATAAAACAAAGACAGAATATTCGGCCGCcctttcatatatatatatatatatatatatatatatatatatatatatatatatatatatatatatatatatatatatatatatatacgtacgTTATCAAATCagtattttcttgttttattttccaaTGACTGTGTGTAGTATAATTGATGTGCACAATAGTTTCGACATGGTTTATTTATACCTTTGACATGATACATTGTACACACTTTCCTTGAATAAATGAATCGGAACGCATCATAGTAAGAATGGATGtcgtaaattatttcaaataaacaatgttGTTGACTATATTGACCATTgaataacaatattattttaatgacTAATTTTTCCACAAAAAGCGGTTCGTTATGTTTATGGAGATTTGCCTGGTTAACAGCTATGCAGCGGCTAAATGTCAAAGCTTATAGTTTCGTTCTACACAATTTGAAAGTAAATACaacatttacaacatgacaacttgtaaattttgtatttactgccacacGGTAAAGTAAAAGCTTACAACATGACGTTAAAATGGACAATAACCAGTCGCAG
The nucleotide sequence above comes from Magallana gigas chromosome 2, xbMagGiga1.1, whole genome shotgun sequence. Encoded proteins:
- the LOC105345420 gene encoding P-selectin, producing the protein MEYTAATLLVAIIMPFGSFGDSSDNLSPCSFVDLYNAEFQQCTDSSGGNLLPTDIFFWQNLPAFTICTFRCIIDGKDVSRICENGRWTGPKCKSYRAKRFWRRRRRSPPPPPPDTTPPTIGCPGNVYVTANPLETSSVVSWTEPTAYDSKDGYLGTTRSGPAPGSRFSEGATTIGYSARDSAGNTAQCSFSVTVTVVRCPPPSYSGSYSCTGGTSYLYGASCSFDCSALGYELIGQSKVTCLSSGHWSNSIPSCQRVNCGDPGVLTNGVPDFPGTRYEDVVTYTCNAGYNITGDVNRRCQATGLWSGSRPICWYSISCSSSPCLNAATCTNTLGGFKCACAPGWTGSVCETDVQPPVMSNCQNSETILTSQPEAVASWNIPSFHDPMGNQIKVQSNYPQNTSTFPWGDFTVQYSALKLNNGLRTECNFNLSVKPIPCPDLAIPPNAVMVCNDWNTDMLNMCVIVCQSGYFVPNGYSEDVLYVCGSSGNWSPAGPMPECIAGTPSYIRNAPSFTDCNNSKSRSELSLHFIDLLERSNFAHICKTTTCDANNVSIRC